One window of Triticum dicoccoides isolate Atlit2015 ecotype Zavitan chromosome 5A, WEW_v2.0, whole genome shotgun sequence genomic DNA carries:
- the LOC119298865 gene encoding laccase-3-like has product MDATAATRRLMRLGCCISGVLVLSFLLPSALAEERFYEFVVQETVVKRLCETSKIITVNGQFPGPTIEVHDGDTLAIKAVNRAQYNVTLHWHGLRQLRNGWADGPEFVTQCPIRPGSSYTYRFTVQEQEGTLWWHAHSSWLRATVHGALVILPKRGRPYPFPKPAKEFPVVLAEWWRRDPIAVLRQSMVTGAGPNVSDAILINGQPGDFLQCSSQETSIIPVVAGETNLLRIINAAMNSELFVSLAGHKMTVVAADAMYTKPFETTVVLLGPGQTTDVLVTAHAAPGRYYLGARVYASARGVPVDNTTATAIFQYKKAAAGAGAGAPMFPAMLPANNDTKTATAFSNSIRSPRPVKVPGPVTQEVFTTVGFGQFSCRPGPFCQGPNNTRLGASMNNVSFQLPSAVSLLQAHYGRIPGVFTDDFPARPPVVFDYTSQSVPRALWQPVKGTRLYRVRYGAVVQMVFQDTGIFAAEEHPMHIHGYHFYVLATGFGNYDPRRDAGRFNMVDPPSRNTIGVPVGGWAVVRFVADNPGVWLVHCHIDAHLSGGLAMALLVEDGKGELQATVPPPLDLPICGL; this is encoded by the exons atggatgcgacggcggcgacgaggcgtcTCATGAGGCTCGGCTGCTGCATCTCCGGTGTTCTTGTGCTGTCGTTCCTGCTACCCAGCGCCCTCGCCGAGGAGCGATTCTACGAGTTCGTG GTCCAGGAGACGGTGGTGAAGAGGCTGTGCGAGACGAGCAAGATCATCACGGTGAACGGGCAGTTCCCGGGGCCGACCATCGAGGTCCACGACGGCGACACGCTGGCGATCAAGGCCGTCAACAGGGCGCAGTACAACGTGACCCTCCACTGGCACGGACTCCGGCAGCTCCGGAACGGGTGGGCGGACGGGCCGGAGTTCGTGACGCAGTGCCCGATCCGGCCGGGGTCCAGCTACACGTACCGGTTCACCGTCCAGGAGCAGGAGGGCACCCTGTGGTGGCACGCGCACAGCTCCTGGCTCCGCGCCACCGTGCACGGCGCGCTCGTCATCCTCCCCAAGCGCGGCCGCCCCTACCCGTTTCCCAAGCCCGCCAAGGAGTTCCCCGTCGTCCTGG CGGAGTGGTGGAGGAGGGACCCCATCGCGGTGCTCAGGCAGTCCATGGTCACCGGCGCGGGGCCCAACGTCTCCGACGCCATCCTAATCAACGGCCAGCCCGGAGATTTCCTCCAGTGCTCCAGCCAAG AGACCAGCATCATCCCGGTGGTCGCCGGCGAGACGAACCTGCTGCGCATCATCAACGCGGCCATGAACTCCGAGCTCTTCGTCTCGCTCGCCGGCCACAAGATGACCGTGGTGGCCGCCGACGCCATGTATACCAAGCCCTTCGAGACCACCGTGGTGCTCCTTGGTCCCGGACAGACCACCGACGTCCTCGTGACCGCCCACGCCGCCCCTGGCCGCTACTACCTCGGCGCCCGCGTCTACGCCTCTGCTCGGGGCGTCCCCGTGGACAACACCACAGCCACCGCCATCTTCCAGTACAAGAAGGCAGCCGCAGGGGCAGGCGCTGGAGCACCAATGTTCCCTGCTATGCTGCCGGCCAACAACGACACCAAGACGGCCACCGCCTTCTCCAACAGCATCCGGAGCCCGAGGCCGGTGAAGGTGCCCGGGCCGGTGACGCAGGAGGTGTTCACCACGGTCGGGTTCGGCCAGTTCAGCTGCCGGCCGGGCCCCTTCTGCCAGGGCCCCAACAACACCCGGCTGGGCGCGAGCATGAACAACGTGTCGTTCCAGCTCCCCAGCGCCGTCTCCCTGCTGCAGGCGCACTACGGCCGCATCCCCGGCGTCTTCACCGACGACTTCCCGGCTCGCCCGCCGGTGGTCTTCGACTACACCTCGCAGAGCGTCCCGCGCGCGCTGTGGCAGCCGGTGAAGGGCACGCGGCTGTACCGCGTCAGGTACGGCGCCGTGGTGCAGATGGTGTTCCAGGACACGGGCATCTTCGCGGCGGAGGAGCACCCCATGCACATCCACGGCTACCACTTCTACGTGCTCGCCACCGGGTTCGGCAACTACGACCCGAGGCGGGACGCGGGCAGGTTTAACATGGTCGACCCGCCCAGCCGGAACACCATCGGCGTGCCCGTCGGCGGCTGGGCCGTGGTGCGCTTCGTGGCGGACAACCCGGGGGTGTGGCTGGTGCACTGCCACATCGACGCGCACCTCTCCGGCGGGCTCGCCATGGCGCTGCTGGTGGAGGACGGCAAGGGGGAGCTCCAGGCCACGGTGCCGCCCCCGCTCGACCTGCCCATCTGTGGCCTCTAA